The Helicobacter sp. MIT 99-5507 genome includes a region encoding these proteins:
- the gmhA gene encoding D-sedoheptulose 7-phosphate isomerase, translated as MKDFIQSEFFSHIDTAQSTLKLLVDDISKACDIMIKALKAGNKIMVCGNGGSAADSQHFAAELSGRYKLNREAISCVALSTDTSAITAIGNDFGFEFIFSRQVEALAKYGDVLLAISTSGNSANIIKAVNVAKSKGCSVVGLSGKGGGELNACCDLNIVIPSSNTPRIQEMHLIIEHTICDILERELA; from the coding sequence ATGAAAGATTTTATACAAAGTGAGTTTTTTTCACATATTGATACTGCTCAAAGCACTTTGAAATTATTAGTTGATGATATATCTAAAGCTTGTGATATTATGATTAAGGCATTAAAAGCTGGTAATAAAATAATGGTTTGTGGAAATGGAGGTTCAGCTGCAGATTCTCAACATTTCGCAGCAGAATTAAGTGGTAGATATAAATTAAATAGAGAAGCTATAAGTTGTGTGGCTCTTAGCACTGATACTTCAGCAATAACTGCTATTGGTAATGATTTTGGATTTGAATTTATTTTTTCAAGACAAGTTGAAGCACTGGCAAAATATGGAGATGTTTTGCTAGCAATTTCTACAAGTGGTAATTCTGCTAATATCATAAAAGCAGTAAATGTGGCTAAATCAAAAGGTTGTAGTGTAGTAGGATTAAGTGGCAAAGGAGGCGGTGAGCTAAATGCTTGCTGTGATTTAAATATTGTTATTCCAAGCTCAAATACCCCTAGAATCCAAGAAATGCATTTGATTATTGAGCATACGATTTGTGATATTTTAGAGAGAGAACTTGCATGA
- a CDS encoding YhcH/YjgK/YiaL family protein — translation MALVGNLYNLEMMFNKSEALQVLYKYLSESLDSNLDTYKRITNLDCKNDRIENRVDIGFGMIAIEQSYKVNDGNFESHNKYIDFQLMIKGAEYMEFGSINDFEISSEYDENKDVILYHKNNNTSKILLKENTLAVFFPYDVHRGGLRVDCDIVYKSVIKVPHKLLKFYF, via the coding sequence ATGGCATTAGTTGGCAATCTTTATAATCTTGAAATGATGTTTAATAAAAGCGAGGCTTTGCAAGTTTTGTATAAATATTTATCAGAATCTCTAGATTCTAATTTAGATACTTATAAACGCATTACTAATCTTGATTGTAAAAATGATAGGATAGAAAATAGAGTAGATATAGGTTTTGGAATGATTGCAATTGAGCAAAGCTATAAAGTAAATGATGGAAATTTTGAATCTCATAATAAATATATTGATTTTCAGCTTATGATAAAAGGTGCTGAATATATGGAATTTGGCAGTATAAATGATTTTGAGATTTCTAGTGAATATGATGAAAATAAAGATGTCATTTTGTATCATAAAAATAATAATACATCAAAGATACTATTAAAAGAAAATACTCTAGCGGTATTTTTTCCATATGATGTGCATAGAGGTGGGCTTAGGGTTGATTGTGATATAGTCTATAAAAGTGTTATTAAAGTTCCACATAAATTATTAAAATTTTATTTTTAG
- a CDS encoding DUF2147 domain-containing protein translates to MSKFAIIFIFICFAYSNDCPSINDITGYWLSPKDEITGRSAIVKIIKKDGKYFGYKVVFLDSLPSQNDVNNDKYSLRDRAIIGSVYIYNLERNASNSYINGRYYDFNIGKTFHTRLKLECNELIFIISVDNIGMLGSKRIYKYISKDDVKFYIKDEVMPDFSGIDN, encoded by the coding sequence ATGTCTAAATTCGCCATAATTTTTATTTTTATTTGTTTTGCATATAGCAATGATTGCCCTAGTATAAATGATATAACTGGATATTGGCTAAGCCCAAAAGATGAAATAACAGGCAGAAGTGCTATTGTAAAGATTATAAAAAAAGATGGTAAATATTTTGGTTATAAAGTTGTATTTTTAGATTCCTTGCCTAGTCAAAATGATGTAAATAATGATAAATATTCTCTAAGAGATAGAGCTATTATAGGCAGTGTTTATATTTATAATTTAGAGCGTAATGCAAGCAATTCATACATAAATGGCAGATATTATGATTTTAATATAGGAAAGACATTTCATACTCGTTTGAAACTAGAATGCAATGAACTTATTTTTATCATTAGTGTAGATAATATCGGCATGCTTGGTTCAAAGCGGATTTATAAGTATATTTCAAAAGATGATGTAAAATTTTATATCAAAGATGAAGTGATGCCAGATTTTAGTGGTATAGATAATTAA
- a CDS encoding isoprenylcysteine carboxylmethyltransferase family protein produces the protein MRFDRMFWQWIFGVFFLVWIIFSAPKLNYLGLFNIIGIFLLFIGILGRLYATLYIGGIKNGGRDGNSFVSDGIYRVCRNPLYFFSFVGLLGILFLKGQLILVIVGAILFLLIYRFTILGEERFLSDKFGDSYKEFLKNTPRFFPDFSRFKYSERLEIRPFFLHKEIKRAFVWLLGALFIYIISILQNLGFLPVLIMIY, from the coding sequence TTGAGATTTGATAGAATGTTTTGGCAATGGATATTTGGTGTATTTTTTTTAGTATGGATTATCTTTAGTGCTCCAAAACTTAACTATTTAGGCTTATTTAATATCATTGGTATTTTTTTATTATTTATTGGAATCTTAGGCAGGCTTTATGCTACATTGTATATTGGTGGGATAAAAAATGGCGGAAGAGATGGCAATAGTTTTGTTAGTGATGGTATTTATAGAGTATGCAGGAATCCGCTTTATTTCTTTTCTTTTGTAGGATTGCTTGGAATTTTATTTTTAAAAGGACAATTGATTTTAGTGATAGTAGGGGCAATATTATTTTTGCTTATATATAGATTCACGATTTTAGGGGAAGAAAGATTTTTGAGTGATAAATTTGGAGATTCTTATAAGGAATTTTTAAAAAACACACCTAGATTCTTTCCTGATTTTTCTAGATTTAAATATAGTGAGAGATTGGAGATTAGACCATTTTTCTTGCATAAAGAAATAAAAAGAGCATTTGTATGGCTTCTTGGAGCTCTTTTTATATATATAATATCAATATTGCAGAATCTTGGATTCTTGCCTGTGTTAATTATGATTTATTAG
- the ligA gene encoding NAD-dependent DNA ligase LigA — MDFQTYKEKTELLKKMAHHYYVLDDPITSDDEYDRLYFELVAYEKDNPNHIDSTSPTQRVGDKIKENFEKITHIERMWSLDDVFNFDELNAWKNRINKYDTNITFMCDAKFDGASLNLTYDKGVLISAATRGDGNTGESILENAKMINSIPLSIPYLDKIEIRGEVIINKYDFEKINKERMQNNESIFANPRNAASGSLRQLDSKITKKRKLKFIPWGFGYFDIDENSFFNRLNMIKKFGFIDTKLSTKCNNLDEVEAFYNKLISIRHTYDIMLDGMVVRLDSLNLQNSLGYTAKNPRFAVAYKFPPIEKQTKILDISFSVGRSGVITPVAELEPINIEGASVSRATLYNFEEIEKKDIRINDNVLIIRSGDVIPKIIKPIKELRNGNEIKISKPSFCPICNSELLVENILIKCQNLQCKARVKNSIIHFCSKKAMNMMGLGDKIIDFLFEEKIINNILDIYKITREMLENKEGWKEKKIQNVLDSIQSSKNIELWRFINALGIEHIGENASKKLVELFGFRIFDISYDELIAVDGIGSESAKSLTIFMETNKELINELLKIIQPTIEKNNGILNGEIVVITGTLSISRDEMAKRLENLGANISSSISKKTTMLIAGINAGSKLDKARELGIRILNEYELNILINHN; from the coding sequence ATGGATTTTCAAACTTATAAAGAAAAAACAGAACTTTTAAAAAAAATGGCTCATCACTATTATGTTTTAGATGACCCGATTACAAGTGATGATGAATATGATAGATTGTATTTTGAATTAGTAGCTTATGAAAAAGATAATCCAAATCACATAGATAGCACTTCACCAACACAAAGGGTTGGTGATAAGATAAAAGAAAATTTTGAAAAAATTACACATATTGAGCGAATGTGGAGCTTAGATGATGTATTTAATTTTGATGAATTGAATGCTTGGAAAAATAGAATCAACAAATATGATACAAATATTACTTTTATGTGTGATGCAAAATTTGATGGAGCAAGTTTGAATCTCACATATGATAAAGGTGTATTAATTAGTGCTGCAACAAGGGGTGATGGAAATACAGGAGAAAGCATCTTAGAAAATGCAAAAATGATAAATTCTATCCCTCTTAGCATTCCTTATCTTGATAAAATCGAAATTAGAGGTGAAGTTATCATCAATAAATATGACTTTGAAAAAATAAATAAAGAAAGAATGCAAAATAATGAAAGTATATTTGCAAATCCTAGAAATGCCGCATCAGGTAGCCTAAGACAGCTAGATTCTAAGATCACAAAAAAAAGAAAATTAAAATTTATTCCTTGGGGTTTTGGATATTTTGATATTGATGAAAATAGTTTTTTTAATAGATTAAATATGATTAAAAAATTTGGCTTTATAGATACAAAACTAAGCACTAAATGTAATAATTTAGATGAAGTAGAAGCATTTTATAATAAGCTAATTTCAATTCGACATACATATGATATCATGCTTGATGGTATGGTAGTAAGACTTGATAGTTTAAATTTACAAAATTCACTTGGATATACAGCTAAAAATCCAAGATTTGCCGTAGCTTACAAATTTCCACCTATTGAAAAACAAACAAAGATTCTAGATATTAGTTTTAGTGTTGGTAGAAGCGGAGTAATTACACCAGTTGCGGAGCTAGAACCTATAAATATAGAAGGTGCAAGCGTAAGTAGAGCTACATTGTATAATTTTGAAGAGATAGAAAAAAAAGATATAAGAATTAATGATAATGTATTAATAATAAGAAGTGGAGATGTAATACCAAAAATCATAAAACCCATAAAAGAGCTAAGAAATGGAAATGAGATAAAAATCAGCAAGCCATCTTTTTGTCCAATATGCAATAGCGAGCTGTTGGTAGAAAATATACTTATAAAATGCCAGAATCTACAATGCAAAGCAAGGGTGAAAAATTCTATCATTCATTTTTGCAGCAAAAAAGCTATGAATATGATGGGGCTTGGCGATAAGATAATTGATTTTTTATTTGAAGAAAAAATCATAAATAATATATTAGATATATACAAAATCACTAGAGAAATGCTTGAAAACAAAGAGGGCTGGAAAGAAAAAAAGATACAAAATGTATTAGATTCTATACAATCAAGCAAAAATATCGAACTATGGCGATTTATCAATGCCTTAGGGATAGAACATATCGGTGAAAATGCAAGCAAAAAGCTAGTTGAATTATTTGGATTTAGAATCTTTGATATAAGCTATGATGAATTAATAGCAGTAGATGGCATAGGAAGCGAAAGTGCAAAGTCATTAACTATTTTTATGGAAACAAATAAAGAACTAATAAATGAATTATTAAAGATAATACAACCAACAATAGAAAAAAACAATGGCATACTAAATGGAGAAATAGTCGTTATTACAGGCACACTTTCAATAAGCAGAGATGAAATGGCAAAGAGATTGGAGAATCTAGGTGCAAATATAAGCTCAAGTATCAGCAAAAAAACCACTATGCTCATAGCTGGAATTAATGCTGGTAGCAAGCTAGATAAAGCACGTGAGCTTGGTATTAGAATCTTAAATGAATATGAATTAAATATCCTAATAAATCATAATTAA
- a CDS encoding chemotaxis protein, producing MVSKIVENTELHLLNEVQFLCFLIEEDGELYATNVFKVREVVHYTDVITKTEGEDNGVVLGFITMRGESIPLLDLRRWLFYNPESKVNNLKEFSINSSKELVVICEFSGYTVGLKIYSVKRIIQRNWNEVITGSQYGFQKNGKVIATTKFDDGKIIQILDVEKMLSEVFPMVSGDESIGMQTLERINSNKIILLAEDSASVTKSMQFILEKFGLRYYTFPNGKGLLQFLEQSDNVQSIGAVITDLEMPVISGFEVLKQMKNDKRFQHIPVIVSTSMSSDSNIQMAKSLKADAFITKLKPIELEFELRKILEHTSL from the coding sequence TTGGTAAGTAAAATAGTAGAAAATACAGAGTTGCATTTGCTTAATGAAGTCCAATTTTTATGTTTTTTAATTGAAGAAGATGGTGAATTATATGCTACAAATGTATTTAAGGTTCGTGAAGTAGTTCATTATACTGATGTTATCACTAAAACAGAGGGTGAAGATAATGGTGTAGTGCTTGGTTTTATTACTATGCGCGGTGAATCTATTCCGCTGCTTGATTTGCGAAGATGGCTTTTTTATAATCCAGAATCTAAAGTCAATAACCTTAAAGAATTTTCCATTAATTCAAGTAAAGAACTTGTTGTTATTTGTGAATTTAGTGGATACACGGTTGGACTTAAGATTTATTCTGTAAAAAGAATCATACAAAGAAATTGGAATGAAGTGATTACTGGAAGTCAGTATGGATTCCAAAAAAATGGTAAAGTCATTGCTACTACAAAATTTGATGATGGTAAGATTATTCAGATTCTAGATGTAGAAAAAATGCTTAGTGAAGTATTTCCTATGGTTAGCGGTGATGAAAGTATTGGCATGCAGACACTTGAGCGCATAAATAGCAATAAGATTATTTTGCTAGCCGAAGATTCTGCATCTGTTACAAAATCAATGCAATTTATATTAGAAAAGTTTGGGCTTAGATATTATACTTTTCCAAATGGAAAGGGATTATTGCAGTTTTTAGAGCAAAGTGATAATGTCCAATCAATTGGAGCAGTTATCACGGATTTGGAGATGCCTGTAATATCTGGTTTTGAAGTATTAAAACAAATGAAAAATGATAAAAGATTTCAGCATATACCTGTGATAGTTAGCACTTCAATGAGCAGTGATTCAAATATACAAATGGCAAAATCTTTGAAGGCAGACGCATTTATCACTAAATTAAAGCCTATTGAGCTTGAATTTGAATTAAGAAAGATTCTAGAACATACTAGTTTGTAG
- the aspS gene encoding aspartate--tRNA ligase, with amino-acid sequence MLRTHLCSNLDEKNIGESVTLCGWCNTYRDHGGVVFIDLRDKSGIIQLVCDPSSPAYENASLVRDEFVLIASGVIRSRGDGLENPKLKTGKIEVVLDSLVIENKSQTPPITIGDLNTNEELRLRYRYLDLRSKESFDTFKLRSDISLKARESLSNMDFLEVETPILTRATPEGARDYLVPSRVHNGEFFALPQSPQLFKQLLMVAGFDRYFQIAKCFRDEDLRADRQPEFSQIDVEMSFCSQDDVIEVAETLLKDIFAICGYSIQVPFIRMSYHEAMEKYGSDKPDLRFDLAMVDVGECFVDSNNDIFKNIASNLDKNRFKALRVPNGDSQFSRKLLSECDDFVRKFGAKGLAYIQARDGELKGPIIKFLSDSSLKKMKDLLDIKDGDIVFFGAGEKHLIWDYMGRLRLKIASIMNLINKDEFKFLWVVDFPMFEYSDNRLKALHHPFTMPSNIDEENPLNMNSIAYDVVLNGIELGGGSIRNHKLDIQKKIFNILGIDEKQANEKFGFLLDALSYGAPPHGGFAIGLDRLVMLLAKQNSIRDVIAFPKTQKATCLLTNAPSSVSSEQLRELNIRFKEKSSS; translated from the coding sequence ATGCTTAGAACACATTTATGTAGTAATTTAGATGAAAAAAATATTGGAGAGAGTGTAACACTTTGTGGATGGTGTAATACTTATAGAGACCATGGTGGCGTTGTTTTTATTGACTTAAGAGATAAAAGTGGTATTATTCAACTTGTTTGTGACCCTTCTAGCCCTGCTTATGAAAATGCAAGTTTGGTTAGAGATGAGTTTGTATTGATAGCAAGTGGCGTCATTAGAAGTCGTGGCGATGGCTTAGAAAATCCAAAGCTAAAGACAGGAAAAATCGAGGTTGTATTAGATTCTCTTGTTATAGAAAATAAAAGCCAAACTCCACCAATTACAATAGGTGATTTAAATACAAATGAAGAGCTAAGGCTTAGATATAGATATTTGGATTTGCGTTCAAAAGAGTCATTTGACACTTTCAAGCTAAGAAGTGATATATCGCTTAAAGCTAGAGAATCTCTCTCAAATATGGATTTTTTAGAGGTTGAAACTCCAATTTTAACTAGAGCTACTCCAGAGGGTGCTAGAGATTATCTAGTGCCTAGCCGTGTGCATAATGGTGAATTTTTTGCTTTGCCACAAAGTCCGCAATTATTCAAACAACTACTTATGGTAGCTGGCTTTGATAGATATTTTCAAATTGCTAAATGTTTTAGGGATGAGGATTTGAGGGCAGATAGGCAGCCAGAATTTAGTCAAATTGATGTTGAAATGAGTTTTTGTTCTCAAGATGATGTAATAGAAGTCGCAGAGACTTTACTAAAAGATATATTTGCGATCTGTGGGTATTCTATACAAGTGCCATTTATTCGTATGTCATATCATGAGGCTATGGAAAAGTATGGAAGCGATAAACCAGATTTGAGATTTGATTTGGCTATGGTTGATGTTGGCGAGTGTTTTGTAGATTCTAATAATGATATTTTTAAAAATATTGCAAGTAATTTAGATAAAAATAGATTTAAAGCTTTGAGAGTGCCAAATGGGGATAGTCAATTTAGTAGAAAATTGCTTAGTGAATGTGATGATTTTGTCCGCAAATTTGGTGCTAAAGGACTTGCCTATATTCAAGCTAGAGATGGTGAGCTAAAAGGTCCTATTATAAAATTTTTAAGTGATTCTTCTTTGAAAAAAATGAAAGATTTATTAGATATAAAAGATGGTGATATTGTATTTTTTGGTGCAGGAGAAAAGCACTTGATATGGGATTATATGGGAAGGTTGAGGTTAAAAATTGCCTCTATTATGAATCTTATTAATAAAGATGAATTTAAATTTTTATGGGTTGTTGATTTTCCTATGTTTGAATATAGTGATAATAGACTAAAAGCTTTGCATCATCCTTTTACAATGCCAAGTAATATTGATGAAGAGAATCCTTTAAATATGAATTCTATTGCCTATGATGTAGTATTAAATGGAATCGAGCTTGGTGGTGGAAGTATCAGAAATCATAAGCTTGATATTCAAAAAAAGATATTTAATATACTTGGTATTGATGAAAAACAAGCAAATGAGAAATTTGGATTCTTGCTTGATGCATTAAGCTATGGTGCCCCGCCACATGGTGGATTTGCAATAGGTCTTGATAGATTGGTGATGTTGCTTGCAAAACAAAATAGTATTAGAGATGTTATAGCATTTCCAAAAACACAAAAAGCTACTTGTTTGCTTACAAATGCTCCAAGTAGCGTAAGTAGCGAGCAGTTGAGAGAATTAAATATTAGATTTAAAGAAAAAAGCAGTTCTTAA
- a CDS encoding DUF5989 family protein, with product MNLIKELWRFLRARKKFWLFPLILVMLFLGALIVLAQGSAVAPFIYTIF from the coding sequence ATGAATCTTATTAAAGAGCTTTGGCGTTTTTTACGCGCAAGAAAGAAATTTTGGTTATTTCCACTTATATTAGTCATGCTTTTTCTTGGTGCGCTTATCGTGCTAGCTCAAGGCAGTGCAGTAGCACCATTTATTTATACGATTTTTTAA
- a CDS encoding SxtJ family membrane protein — MNTLKALQRHFAQILNKNISTKDLRIFLGIWSIICLIFALTPLLNGVQMRLWLLVICAFCIACLPYPTALRPIYRIWLIFGEIMGFCISRTILFVLFFGIFTPIAIIFRIVGRDCLTQQFERDKRSYFIERREKMHSMKEQF; from the coding sequence ATGAATACACTAAAAGCCCTGCAAAGACACTTTGCACAAATTTTAAACAAAAATATCAGCACAAAAGATTTACGCATCTTTTTAGGAATCTGGTCTATTATATGCCTTATTTTTGCACTTACTCCATTGCTAAATGGTGTTCAAATGCGTCTTTGGCTTCTTGTGATATGTGCATTTTGCATAGCTTGCTTACCCTACCCTACAGCACTTCGCCCTATATATCGTATATGGCTTATTTTTGGTGAGATTATGGGATTTTGCATTTCACGCACAATCTTATTTGTGCTATTTTTTGGGATTTTTACACCAATTGCAATTATCTTTCGTATTGTTGGACGAGACTGCCTAACTCAGCAATTTGAACGCGATAAAAGGAGTTATTTTATCGAAAGAAGAGAGAAAATGCACTCAATGAAAGAGCAATTCTAA
- a CDS encoding carbamoyltransferase C-terminal domain-containing protein, with protein sequence MLKDSMQGAYLGLSFSNTEVKAILDSLGAVYEYLPFSKVIELTANALSEGKVIGWHQGRSEFGPRALGARSILGDARNTTMQKQMNLKIKYRESFRPFAPSVLFEHISEYFEIDCASPYMLLVAPIAESKRKKISKTEEKLFGIDKLNCIRSEIPSVTHVDYSARIQSVHKETNPRYYALLNEFYKLTNCPVLVNTSFNVRGEPIVCTPEHSFACFMGCEMDMLVIEDFVLYKEKQSKENMYKYKDLKESYELD encoded by the coding sequence ATGCTAAAAGATTCTATGCAAGGTGCGTATCTAGGGCTATCTTTTAGTAATACTGAAGTTAAAGCTATATTAGATTCTCTTGGTGCAGTTTATGAATATCTACCATTTTCAAAAGTGATTGAGCTTACTGCAAATGCTTTGAGTGAAGGAAAAGTGATAGGCTGGCATCAAGGTAGAAGTGAATTTGGTCCTCGTGCTTTAGGGGCACGTTCAATTCTTGGTGATGCGCGCAATACCACTATGCAAAAACAAATGAATCTTAAGATTAAATACCGAGAATCCTTTCGTCCCTTTGCTCCAAGTGTATTATTTGAACATATAAGTGAATATTTTGAGATTGATTGTGCATCACCATATATGTTGCTTGTCGCACCTATAGCAGAATCTAAGCGTAAAAAAATAAGTAAAACAGAAGAAAAATTATTTGGGATTGATAAGCTAAATTGCATTCGTAGTGAGATTCCAAGCGTTACGCATGTAGATTATTCAGCACGGATTCAAAGTGTGCATAAAGAGACAAATCCTCGCTATTACGCACTTTTAAATGAGTTTTATAAGCTTACAAATTGCCCTGTGCTTGTAAATACTAGTTTTAATGTCCGAGGAGAGCCTATCGTTTGCACGCCAGAACATAGCTTTGCATGTTTTATGGGCTGTGAAATGGATATGCTTGTTATTGAAGATTTCGTGCTTTATAAGGAAAAGCAAAGTAAGGAAAATATGTATAAATACAAAGATTTAAAAGAATCCTATGAGCTTGACTAA
- a CDS encoding carbamoyltransferase N-terminal domain-containing protein produces MYILGISAYYHDSAICVLHDDKILFALQEERLSRKKGDESFPKLALISALNFLALNKKTIMGGGRNSL; encoded by the coding sequence ATGTATATTTTAGGGATCTCTGCTTACTACCATGATAGCGCAATATGCGTATTACACGATGATAAGATACTTTTTGCACTCCAAGAAGAGCGTCTCTCTCGCAAAAAAGGCGATGAATCTTTTCCAAAGCTTGCTTTAATTTCTGCACTTAATTTTTTGGCTTTAAATAAAAAGACGATAATGGGGGGGGGTAGAAACAGCCTCTAA
- a CDS encoding substrate-binding domain-containing protein encodes MSYSISAKEVIEKAGYIATKSTKFSSKKSGKIVIAGSSSITPLMEKLVESYKNINPNVSIEIQQSDSTTGINSVLEGIADIGMVSRELKSAEINKGIKVQVLAIDGLAVIVNKANTIDNLSKDAIKAIYTGEITNWDKLK; translated from the coding sequence TTGAGTTATTCTATCAGTGCAAAAGAAGTGATTGAGAAAGCCGGCTATATCGCTACAAAAAGCACAAAATTTAGCTCTAAAAAAAGCGGAAAGATAGTCATTGCTGGTTCAAGCTCTATAACACCGCTAATGGAAAAGCTCGTAGAATCTTATAAGAATATAAACCCAAATGTAAGCATAGAAATCCAACAATCTGATTCTACAACAGGTATAAACTCCGTGCTTGAAGGGATAGCAGATATTGGTATGGTTTCAAGAGAACTTAAGAGTGCAGAGATTAACAAGGGTATAAAAGTGCAAGTGCTAGCTATCGATGGGCTTGCTGTGATAGTAAATAAAGCAAATACGATAGATAATCTCTCAAAAGATGCAATAAAAGCAATATATACAGGTGAGATAACTAACTGGGATAAGTTAAAGTAA
- a CDS encoding ABC transporter permease subunit → MILPLILRSSQEALIAVPMSFREGSFALGAGKLQTIFAIILPAATPGILAGMILSIGKIVGESAALLYTSGSVAQIAGLLESGRTLSVHMYALSSEGLHINQAYATACDFQTLLPKS, encoded by the coding sequence ATGATTTTGCCACTAATTTTGCGTTCAAGTCAAGAGGCATTAATCGCTGTGCCTATGAGTTTTAGGGAAGGAAGTTTTGCACTTGGTGCTGGTAAGTTGCAAACAATCTTTGCTATTATCTTACCTGCAGCAACACCAGGGATTTTAGCAGGAATGATTTTAAGTATTGGCAAAATCGTAGGAGAATCTGCTGCACTTCTTTATACTTCTGGTTCTGTAGCACAGATCGCTGGACTTTTAGAATCTGGACGCACATTGTCTGTGCATATGTATGCACTCTCAAGTGAAGGATTGCATATAAATCAAGCCTATGCTACCGCCTGTGACTTTCAAACTTTATTGCCAAAAAGCTAA
- a CDS encoding response regulator: protein MIALKSQNIEAQGFSCVEDFQDTLKNTIPKIVILDIMLPNTNGFEVLRLLKQDLKTKNISMLLLTALNSEVDKVKGLDLGADDYITKPFGVMELFSACARNAKTQ from the coding sequence TTGATAGCACTCAAGTCTCAAAATATAGAGGCACAAGGATTCTCATGTGTAGAGGACTTTCAAGATACACTCAAAAATACAATACCAAAGATTGTAATCTTAGATATCATGCTTCCAAATACCAATGGCTTTGAGGTATTACGTCTGCTTAAACAAGATTTAAAGACAAAGAACATTTCAATGCTTTTACTTACAGCACTAAATAGCGAGGTGGATAAAGTAAAAGGTTTGGATCTTGGTGCAGATGACTATATCACTAAACCATTTGGTGTAATGGAGCTTTTTAGCGCGTGTGCGCGTAATGCTAAGACGCAGTGA
- a CDS encoding response regulator transcription factor → MLRRSEQNKQEIMLDGLKFSHIRHEIYLDGQEIKLTLKEFELIGCVKS, encoded by the coding sequence ATGCTAAGACGCAGTGAGCAAAACAAGCAAGAAATAATGCTTGATGGGCTAAAATTCTCTCATATAAGGCATGAGATATATCTTGATGGACAGGAAATAAAACTTACATTAAAAGAATTTGAGTTGATAGGTTGCGTCAAAAGCTAG
- a CDS encoding ATP-binding protein yields MYGDKKLLEDCIYNLCDNAIKYNKPKGSVHVSMHKNEHSVILSVQDTGIGIPKDSKDRVFERFIVWIKAEVKPLVAQD; encoded by the coding sequence GTGTATGGAGATAAAAAGCTACTTGAAGATTGTATTTATAATCTCTGCGATAATGCAATCAAATATAATAAGCCAAAAGGTAGTGTTCATGTAAGTATGCATAAAAATGAACATAGTGTAATTTTAAGTGTGCAGGATACTGGCATAGGGATACCAAAAGATTCTAAAGATAGAGTATTTGAACGTTTTATTGTGTGGATAAAAGCCGAAGTAAAGCCCTTGGTGGCACAGGACTAG
- a CDS encoding ATP-binding protein, protein MDKSRSKALGGTGLGLSIVKSIAKVHNAKLQLKSIEGKGSEFSLIFDSI, encoded by the coding sequence GTGGATAAAAGCCGAAGTAAAGCCCTTGGTGGCACAGGACTAGGGCTTAGCATTGTAAAATCAATTGCAAAGGTGCATAATGCTAAGCTACAACTAAAAAGCATCGAAGGCAAGGGCAGTGAATTTAGCTTGATATTTGATTCTATATAA